In the Haloplasma contractile SSD-17B genome, one interval contains:
- the glmS gene encoding glutamine--fructose-6-phosphate transaminase (isomerizing) → MCGIVGYIGQNDVKEILLTGLEKLEYRGYDSAGIAVYNENEGVCIFKDQGRIAHLRSIVEDVPSTMGIGHTRWATHGEPNHVNSHPHQSANKRFTLVHNGVIENEDELREKYFDGFNFVSETDTELVVELFDQFFNQDDGDIEIAIRQLIKVLHGSYALGIIDHENPDVLYAIKNKSPLLIGKGDGFNMIGSDSLAMLKQTNTFYEIDDLEYVKITRDNIEIFEMTGVKVKRDPFVTKIDANDIEKGVYPHFMLKEIDEQPFVIRRIIQEYEKDGKLQIDQEIVDTVKESDRIYIIAAGTSYNAGLIGKQLLEKIGNKPVEVHIASEFVYNTPIVSKKPLFLFVSQSGETADCRAVLVKIKKLGYKSLTLTNVEGSTLSREADYTLLLHAGPEIAVASTKAYTANIAVLTILSALIGDNMNHEELHHELSIVATVIESICDEKELFDEIAGKYLKDTRNCFYIGRHIDYYVALEAALKLKEISYIQTEGFAAGELKHGTIALIEKGTPVIAVISQDEINLNTRSNVKEVKSRGGNTVVISQKSISQKTDQVIIDDVHPTLTPLVTIVPTQLIAYYAALHRDLDIDKPRNLAKSVTVE, encoded by the coding sequence ATGTGTGGTATTGTTGGCTACATTGGTCAGAATGATGTAAAGGAAATTTTGTTAACGGGACTTGAGAAATTAGAATATCGTGGGTATGACTCAGCAGGAATTGCAGTTTATAACGAAAATGAAGGTGTTTGCATCTTTAAAGACCAAGGAAGAATTGCTCACTTGCGTTCTATTGTAGAAGATGTTCCCTCAACTATGGGAATTGGACATACGCGCTGGGCAACACATGGCGAACCCAATCATGTAAACTCACATCCACATCAAAGTGCAAACAAACGTTTTACATTAGTTCATAACGGAGTTATTGAAAACGAGGATGAATTAAGAGAAAAGTATTTCGATGGATTTAACTTTGTTTCAGAGACAGATACTGAATTAGTTGTCGAGCTATTCGACCAGTTCTTCAATCAGGACGATGGAGACATTGAAATTGCAATCAGACAGCTAATTAAAGTATTACACGGATCATATGCATTAGGAATAATTGATCATGAAAATCCAGATGTGTTATATGCTATTAAGAACAAATCACCTCTTCTAATTGGTAAAGGTGATGGATTTAATATGATAGGATCAGATTCACTTGCGATGCTTAAACAGACGAATACTTTCTATGAAATTGATGATTTAGAGTATGTTAAAATTACAAGAGATAACATTGAAATTTTTGAAATGACGGGAGTAAAGGTAAAGCGTGATCCGTTTGTAACTAAAATAGATGCAAACGACATTGAAAAAGGGGTATATCCTCATTTTATGTTGAAAGAAATCGATGAGCAACCATTTGTTATTAGACGTATTATACAAGAGTATGAAAAAGATGGTAAGCTACAAATTGATCAAGAGATAGTTGATACGGTAAAAGAATCAGACAGAATATACATCATTGCAGCAGGTACGAGTTACAATGCGGGATTAATTGGAAAACAACTACTAGAGAAAATTGGAAACAAACCAGTTGAAGTTCATATTGCTAGCGAGTTTGTTTATAACACACCAATCGTAAGTAAGAAACCATTATTTTTATTTGTTTCACAATCTGGAGAGACTGCAGATTGCCGTGCTGTATTAGTAAAGATTAAGAAATTGGGTTACAAGTCACTAACATTAACAAACGTAGAAGGCTCAACATTATCGCGTGAAGCAGACTATACGTTGTTACTGCATGCAGGTCCAGAAATCGCAGTGGCATCAACTAAGGCTTATACAGCAAACATTGCAGTTTTAACAATTTTGTCGGCACTAATTGGTGACAATATGAATCACGAAGAACTTCACCATGAACTATCGATTGTTGCTACAGTTATTGAATCAATCTGTGATGAAAAAGAACTTTTTGATGAAATTGCAGGGAAATATCTAAAAGATACGCGTAACTGCTTCTATATTGGGCGTCATATAGACTACTATGTAGCACTTGAAGCAGCTTTGAAACTTAAAGAAATATCATACATTCAAACAGAAGGATTTGCTGCGGGAGAGTTAAAGCATGGTACCATTGCGCTAATCGAAAAAGGAACACCGGTAATTGCTGTTATTTCACAAGACGAAATTAACTTAAATACACGTTCGAATGTCAAAGAGGTAAAATCAAGAGGGGGAAACACAGTTGTTATCTCACAAAAATCAATTAGCCAGAAAACAGATCAAGTTATTATAGATGATGTTCACCCAACGTTAACACCACTTGTAACAATTGTTCCAACTCAATTAATTGCTTACTATGCAGCATTACATAGAGATTTAGATATTGATAAACCACGTAACTTAGCAAAATCTGTTACGGTTGAATAA